One genomic region from Ardenticatenales bacterium encodes:
- a CDS encoding O-antigen ligase family protein, with translation MKGSGGWRWGDPWLWVEGSVLLLAAPFLLFPTQFYLGTCVTLLLLAGVWLWRCRHFPSTPFNLPLLLWSLALIAGILVTADPDLTLPKATGLILGLGVWRFAARYITDERRLRWVGLAYLLLGLGFAALGAFSANWYTKVPFLRGVVALLPANLLQLPGSPDTGVQLNQLAGTLILLLPLLLSLSFAWPIKNRRDWLWRGGFLLLTLGLGVLLLLSQSRSGWLGMIAGIFTSLALWRGMAETPAVRRRLTALLAALLLGGLLLALSIGPARWQQIIEEPPRETAIGTLGTIRFRLEVWQWAVAGIQDFPFTGTGLGSFRQVVHRFYPINTPLSYDIAHAHNIFLQVALDLGLPGLVAYLALLLLAGVIGWQAARRAPPLRPWAIGLLAGLVALHVYGLADALAPGSKPALLFWLALGLLAGMSRLKPGFSEKPGS, from the coding sequence ATGAAGGGTAGCGGCGGGTGGCGATGGGGTGATCCGTGGCTGTGGGTGGAGGGGAGCGTGCTGTTGCTGGCGGCTCCCTTCTTGTTGTTTCCCACGCAATTCTACCTGGGGACCTGTGTGACTTTGCTGCTGTTGGCGGGCGTCTGGTTATGGCGCTGCCGGCATTTTCCGTCCACCCCCTTCAACCTTCCCCTGCTGCTGTGGAGCCTCGCCCTCATTGCCGGCATCCTCGTCACCGCCGACCCCGACCTGACCCTGCCCAAAGCCACCGGCCTCATCCTCGGCCTCGGCGTCTGGCGCTTTGCCGCCCGCTACATCACCGACGAGCGGCGGCTGCGCTGGGTGGGGCTGGCCTACTTGCTGCTGGGGCTAGGATTCGCTGCCCTGGGCGCGTTCAGCGCCAACTGGTACACCAAAGTCCCCTTTTTACGCGGCGTGGTCGCCCTCCTGCCGGCAAATCTCCTCCAACTTCCCGGCAGCCCGGATACCGGCGTGCAGCTCAACCAACTTGCCGGCACGCTCATCCTGCTCCTTCCCCTCTTGCTCTCCCTCTCCTTCGCCTGGCCCATAAAAAACAGGCGCGACTGGCTGTGGCGCGGCGGCTTCCTCCTCCTGACATTGGGGCTGGGGGTATTGCTGCTGCTCTCTCAATCTCGTAGTGGCTGGCTGGGCATGATTGCCGGCATCTTCACCTCGTTGGCCCTGTGGCGGGGGATGGCGGAGACGCCCGCCGTGCGCCGCCGCCTGACCGCGCTGCTGGCGGCGCTGTTGCTGGGGGGCCTGCTGCTGGCGCTATCCATCGGGCCGGCGCGTTGGCAGCAAATCATTGAGGAACCCCCGCGCGAGACGGCAATCGGCACGTTGGGGACAATTCGCTTCCGCCTGGAGGTGTGGCAGTGGGCCGTTGCCGGCATTCAAGACTTCCCCTTCACCGGCACCGGACTGGGCAGCTTCCGCCAGGTCGTCCACCGCTTCTACCCCATCAACACCCCCCTCTCCTACGACATCGCCCACGCGCACAACATCTTCTTGCAAGTCGCCCTGGACCTGGGGCTGCCCGGCCTCGTCGCCTATCTGGCGCTACTCTTGCTCGCCGGCGTCATTGGCTGGCAGGCCGCCCGCCGCGCGCCACCGCTGCGCCCCTGGGCCATTGGCCTCCTTGCCGGCCTCGTCGCCCTGCACGTCTACGGCCTGGCCGACGCCCTCGCCCCCGGTTCCAAGCCCGCCCTCCTTTTCTGGCTGGCATTGGGACTGCTTGCCGGCATGTCCCGCCTAAAACCCGGTTTCTCCGAGAAACCCGGTTCTTAA
- a CDS encoding YwiC-like family protein has translation MTTKPIFVKRLIIPSEHGAWVWLFVPYVVGLLVAPRLAGPTTHAGLAAMLVGLGGLSAFLLRQPATAWMRMRQGRGNLALAPLAAGWTAGLAFLALLCFLGLLLLGRTALFSLMGVGGGIFLLYLYAARRGRAGMRALWMEAAGAAGLSMMAPAAVIAVSGQMLPAAWTLWGVLATQNVLAVLYVRLRLADTKGRPVARRMVMVTHAAGVLLVSGAGILGWTPLLIVVPFLAFMLRAWWAAAHPRPVPNVRRFGFLELAVAALAGCWFIFSYF, from the coding sequence ATGACGACAAAACCAATCTTCGTTAAACGGTTGATCATTCCCAGCGAACATGGCGCCTGGGTCTGGCTGTTCGTGCCTTACGTGGTGGGGCTGCTGGTCGCGCCGCGATTGGCCGGGCCGACGACGCACGCAGGGCTGGCGGCGATGCTGGTTGGCCTGGGTGGCCTGAGCGCGTTCTTGCTGCGCCAACCGGCCACGGCCTGGATGCGCATGCGCCAGGGGCGGGGGAATCTGGCGCTGGCTCCACTGGCGGCGGGGTGGACGGCGGGGCTGGCGTTCCTGGCGCTGCTCTGTTTTCTGGGGCTGCTGCTGTTGGGGCGGACCGCTTTGTTTAGCCTGATGGGGGTAGGGGGCGGGATTTTCCTGCTTTATTTGTATGCGGCGCGGCGGGGGCGTGCCGGCATGAGAGCCTTGTGGATGGAGGCCGCGGGAGCTGCCGGGCTTTCCATGATGGCCCCTGCCGCCGTGATCGCCGTGAGCGGCCAGATGTTGCCTGCCGCCTGGACCCTGTGGGGTGTCCTGGCGACACAGAACGTGTTGGCCGTCCTTTATGTGCGTCTGCGTCTGGCGGATACCAAAGGTCGTCCCGTGGCCCGGCGCATGGTGATGGTGACGCACGCGGCGGGCGTGCTGCTCGTCAGCGGCGCCGGCATTCTCGGCTGGACGCCTTTGTTGATTGTCGTGCCCTTCCTCGCCTTCATGCTGCGCGCCTGGTGGGCCGCCGCCCACCCCCGCCCCGTGCCCAATGTGCGGCGCTTTGGCTTCCTGGAACTGGCCGTCGCTGCCCTCGCCGGTTGCTGGTTCATCTTTAGCTATTTTTGA
- a CDS encoding formate/nitrite transporter family protein produces MNANNEVRIDALLPPEMAERAEAIGSKKAALSFLPMFMLAVLAGAFIALGAIFATTVSAGTSAAWPYGVTKLLSGLVFCLGLILVVIGGAELFTGNNLIIMAWASGKVSTAALLRNWGIVYLGNFVGSVGTAVLMLGSKQYTFGGGSVGATALSIAAGKVSLGFWQAIALGILCNTLVCLAVWLTFSARSAIDKIAAIIFPITAFVAAGFEHSIANMYFISYGLLVKMFDASFAASTGVDLSGLTWGGFLWRNLLPVTIGNIIGGGVLVAAVYWLVFLKRR; encoded by the coding sequence ATGAATGCCAACAACGAAGTACGTATTGACGCGCTGCTACCGCCAGAAATGGCGGAACGGGCCGAAGCCATAGGCTCCAAAAAAGCGGCGCTTTCCTTCCTCCCCATGTTTATGCTCGCCGTCCTGGCGGGCGCGTTCATTGCTTTGGGCGCCATCTTTGCCACAACGGTCAGTGCCGGCACTTCCGCCGCCTGGCCCTACGGCGTCACCAAACTGCTCTCCGGGCTGGTCTTCTGCCTCGGCCTCATCCTCGTCGTCATCGGCGGGGCCGAACTATTCACCGGCAACAACCTGATCATCATGGCCTGGGCCAGCGGCAAAGTCAGCACCGCCGCCCTGCTGCGCAACTGGGGCATCGTCTACCTCGGCAACTTCGTCGGCTCCGTGGGAACCGCCGTCCTCATGCTGGGCAGCAAGCAGTACACCTTTGGCGGCGGCTCCGTGGGCGCAACCGCCTTGAGCATCGCCGCCGGCAAAGTCAGCCTCGGCTTCTGGCAGGCCATCGCCCTCGGCATCCTCTGCAACACGCTCGTATGCCTGGCCGTCTGGCTCACCTTCAGCGCCCGCAGCGCCATTGACAAAATCGCCGCGATCATTTTCCCCATCACGGCCTTCGTCGCCGCCGGATTTGAACACAGCATTGCCAACATGTACTTCATTTCCTACGGCTTGCTGGTGAAGATGTTCGATGCCTCCTTTGCCGCGAGCACGGGGGTGGACCTCTCCGGGTTGACCTGGGGCGGCTTTCTCTGGCGCAATTTGCTCCCCGTAACCATCGGCAATATTATCGGTGGCGGCGTCCTGGTGGCCGCCGTCTATTGGCTCGTTTTCTTGAAAAGGCGCTGA